In Candidatus Binataceae bacterium, a single genomic region encodes these proteins:
- the gspM gene encoding type II secretion system protein GspM codes for MLRDWFDSVRERISAIVGPPLRAATNRVGILVAPYARQAGAQIKPYYDQARSRFQKLEPRERLLVQIAAGLVGALAVYNFVYLPIVNIGDDLQQKIIQRRVDLIQVRHLAMTYIDLKADLAQAEHHTVPLSRDFALFSVVETAMTKSFGRDKIAAIVPDPPRKVSDSFTEFSVKLSLSNVTLQQVVDALYGISSLPVPVGIDDLHIQRRTPDTHSFDVNMTCVALARNG; via the coding sequence ATGCTGCGCGATTGGTTCGACTCCGTCCGCGAGCGCATCAGCGCGATTGTCGGTCCACCGCTGCGCGCGGCGACAAACCGCGTCGGCATCCTTGTCGCGCCCTATGCGCGGCAGGCCGGCGCACAGATCAAGCCGTACTACGATCAGGCGCGCTCGCGCTTTCAGAAGCTTGAGCCGCGCGAGCGCCTGCTCGTCCAAATCGCGGCCGGGCTGGTCGGCGCGCTGGCGGTCTACAATTTCGTTTATCTTCCGATCGTGAATATCGGCGATGACTTGCAGCAGAAGATCATCCAGCGCCGCGTCGATCTGATCCAGGTGCGGCATCTCGCGATGACCTATATCGATCTCAAGGCCGACCTGGCGCAGGCCGAGCATCATACGGTCCCGCTGAGCCGCGACTTCGCGCTCTTCTCAGTCGTCGAGACCGCGATGACAAAGAGTTTCGGCCGCGACAAGATCGCCGCGATCGTTCCCGATCCGCCGCGCAAGGTGTCCGACAGCTTCACGGAGTTCAGCGTCAAGCTGAGCCTCAGCAACGTCACCCTGCAGCAGGTGGTCGACGCGCTCTACGGGATCAGCTCACTGCCGGTACCGGTCGGAATCGACGATTTGCACATCCAGCGCCGCACGCCCGACACGCATTCGTTCGACGTGAACATGACCTGCGTCGCGCTCGCCCGAAATGGCTGA
- the gspN gene encoding type II secretion system protein GspN, translating into MAEPQPRAASYSRLTYAAYAIIGLSIFFAFLAARFPYPQALSDGLAPMGYSITIGSQGYSFPFGAELDNVTVAPLSPPGAAVLSSPRVIVAPALLSILIFHPGLHVKADLYGGNINTVARPSAGGTLISFKLRNLQLANLKLLDVWGLGMAGALSGKGTAWVPPVNPVATSGNLELDAESVNLTPPPPLPAVAVGQAEATIGVQNQIVTIQNFKTSGGDIEISATGTVQLAADPRNSELDIQFTLNVTPDAQQRLAFLLAGLPHPPGPTPYQLTGTFQAPRITG; encoded by the coding sequence ATGGCTGAGCCGCAGCCGCGCGCGGCCAGCTACTCGCGCCTCACCTACGCGGCGTACGCGATTATCGGGTTATCGATCTTCTTCGCGTTCCTGGCCGCGCGATTTCCCTATCCGCAGGCGCTCTCCGACGGGCTCGCGCCGATGGGCTACAGCATCACGATCGGCTCGCAAGGCTATAGCTTCCCGTTCGGCGCCGAGCTCGACAACGTGACGGTTGCGCCGCTCTCGCCGCCCGGCGCGGCAGTATTGAGCAGCCCGCGTGTAATCGTCGCCCCGGCGCTTCTTTCCATCCTGATCTTTCATCCTGGCCTGCACGTCAAAGCCGATCTCTACGGCGGCAATATCAATACGGTCGCGCGGCCCAGCGCGGGCGGCACGCTGATCAGCTTTAAACTGAGGAACCTGCAGCTCGCGAACCTCAAGCTGCTCGATGTCTGGGGCCTCGGGATGGCCGGCGCGCTGTCCGGCAAGGGCACGGCCTGGGTGCCTCCGGTCAACCCCGTCGCAACGTCGGGCAACCTCGAGCTTGACGCGGAGAGCGTAAATCTCACGCCGCCGCCGCCGCTACCGGCGGTCGCGGTCGGTCAGGCCGAAGCGACGATCGGGGTGCAGAATCAAATCGTGACTATCCAGAACTTCAAGACGAGCGGCGGCGATATCGAAATCAGCGCCACGGGAACCGTGCAGCTCGCCGCCGATCCCCGCAACAGTGAACTTGACATCCAGTTTACGCTCAACGTGACACCCGACGCGCAGCAACGCCTTGCCTTCCTGCTCGCCGGCCTGCCGCATCCGCCAGGTCCGACTCCTTATCAGCTCACGGGCACGTTCCAGGCTCCCCGCATCACCGGCTGA
- a CDS encoding LLM class flavin-dependent oxidoreductase — MANKLGLQTSLTSGPMNERFALLNEAEEAGYTSFWIAEVSGPDALVSLGALALNSRKAELATGVIPIQIRTPGAMAMSFLTINEFSGGRAIAGLGVSSPIIVERWHGASYRKPITAMRECVTIMRQLFSEGRSKFAGEVYKSDFRLGMRITASRPPRIYLAALNEPMLHLAGEVADGVLMNYSPPEAIAPMVEQIRAGAIGAGRDPNAVDVGIYIRMCITEEEDKAVDTFRRELAGYAFVDSYNKMFARYGLAEEFEQVRKLWREGKRDEAPQQISEASCRKIAAFGPPQAGRDLVARFRAAGVTHPVVFPIGPAQTAKRDYPNTVRALAGA, encoded by the coding sequence GTGGCAAACAAACTTGGCTTGCAGACCTCGCTAACCAGCGGTCCCATGAACGAACGCTTCGCCCTGCTTAATGAAGCCGAAGAGGCGGGCTACACGTCGTTCTGGATCGCCGAAGTATCAGGCCCGGACGCGCTGGTCAGCCTCGGTGCGCTCGCGCTCAATTCGAGAAAGGCCGAGCTCGCGACCGGCGTCATCCCGATCCAGATTCGCACTCCGGGCGCGATGGCGATGAGCTTTCTCACCATCAACGAGTTCTCCGGCGGGCGTGCGATCGCGGGCCTCGGCGTGTCGAGCCCAATAATCGTTGAGCGCTGGCATGGCGCGTCGTATCGCAAACCGATCACGGCGATGCGCGAGTGCGTCACGATCATGCGCCAGCTCTTCAGCGAGGGCCGCTCGAAGTTCGCGGGCGAGGTTTACAAGTCTGATTTCCGCCTCGGGATGCGGATCACGGCGTCCCGTCCGCCGCGGATCTATCTGGCCGCGCTCAACGAGCCGATGCTGCATCTCGCGGGCGAAGTCGCCGACGGCGTTTTGATGAACTATTCGCCGCCCGAGGCGATTGCGCCGATGGTCGAGCAGATTCGGGCGGGCGCGATCGGCGCCGGGCGCGATCCCAACGCGGTTGATGTCGGAATCTACATCCGCATGTGTATCACGGAAGAGGAAGACAAGGCGGTCGACACTTTTCGACGCGAGCTCGCCGGCTATGCGTTCGTGGATAGCTACAACAAGATGTTCGCGCGCTACGGCCTCGCCGAGGAGTTCGAGCAAGTTCGCAAACTGTGGCGCGAAGGAAAACGCGACGAAGCGCCGCAGCAGATCAGCGAGGCCTCGTGCCGTAAGATCGCCGCCTTCGGACCGCCACAGGCCGGCCGCGACCTCGTCGCCCGCTTCCGCGCGGCCGGCGTAACCCATCCCGTCGTGTTCCCGATCGGCCCCGCCCAGACTGCCAAGCGCGATTATCCAAACACTGTAAGAGCGCTCGCCGGCGCCTGA
- a CDS encoding enoyl-CoA hydratase-related protein, with amino-acid sequence MPALLFEKRNHIAYLTFNRPEVHNSFNPELIVRLGEAWQEIDKDDDVRAVIVSGAGKVAFSAGADLGKLIPLFTKARKPEDEWDRKLLAKRKLSDIALLRGYNTSKPVIAAVNGFCIAGGMEFIQATDLRVASENASFGLQEVKWAIIPGAGSLARLQRQIPYCKAMEILLTGNRIDANEAWRLGLVNYVVPQEKLLAKAEELAATIAENGPLAVKAIKEAVRRTSGRPYEEAFKIENECAREVMLSEDAKEGPRAFMEKRKPVYKGR; translated from the coding sequence ATGCCGGCTCTCCTGTTCGAAAAACGCAACCATATCGCCTACCTCACCTTCAATCGTCCCGAAGTCCACAATTCATTCAACCCCGAGCTTATCGTCAGGCTCGGCGAGGCCTGGCAGGAGATCGACAAGGATGACGACGTGCGCGCCGTGATCGTTTCAGGCGCCGGCAAGGTCGCATTCTCTGCGGGCGCCGATCTCGGCAAGTTGATTCCGCTGTTCACGAAAGCGCGCAAGCCCGAGGACGAATGGGATCGCAAGCTGCTGGCGAAGCGCAAGCTCAGCGATATCGCACTGCTGCGCGGCTACAATACCTCAAAGCCCGTAATCGCCGCGGTCAACGGTTTTTGTATCGCGGGCGGCATGGAATTCATCCAGGCCACCGACCTCCGCGTCGCATCCGAGAATGCGAGCTTCGGGCTCCAGGAAGTGAAGTGGGCGATCATCCCGGGCGCCGGCTCGCTCGCGCGTCTGCAACGTCAGATTCCTTACTGCAAGGCGATGGAGATTCTCCTGACGGGTAATCGAATTGACGCGAACGAAGCGTGGCGGCTCGGACTCGTTAACTACGTCGTGCCGCAGGAGAAGCTGCTCGCGAAAGCAGAAGAACTGGCGGCGACGATCGCAGAGAACGGACCGCTCGCGGTGAAAGCAATCAAGGAAGCGGTGCGCCGCACCTCCGGCCGGCCCTACGAGGAAGCATTCAAGATCGAAAACGAATGCGCCCGCGAGGTGATGCTCTCCGAAGACGCCAAGGAAGGCCCCCGCGCCTTCATGGAAAAGCGCAAGCCGGTTTACAAAGGAAGATAA
- a CDS encoding ABC transporter ATP-binding protein — MPVSEIAAPPAQELSFPHPHHIRSRDIFRLYSRIWPFVKPYRRHLMFLMFAILPLALPVGVIAVAIARILFDVIGNGHPLTRIEAFLIHAPLDASRQTVLMHLVVTAAIVGAIVLPIVALGYGYVVWILQQVTNLFRVDLYARLQDLSLRFHGEEKIGDAMFRMFQDSAVFSRVIATLVMRPLLGVPFIVADLIWLALLNRPMAILLALLIPAAIALAVYYSASLRRAFVTEREGMAHAITRIEETLASIKTVKSFGTEENEGAIYARDNWDAFMAARRARMMFVRYKVINNTMLGIAQIAAIWLGARQVLLGGAFLSAAASLGTFQGTLVILKRSTKRTADLVNDWGALQDTTIAMARVLEFLATQGDSELKSGSELPPSKIDALRFERASFSYDGGEPVLRDVSLEARAGKITAVAGESGSGKSTMLNLMLRFFDPASGKITANGIDIRDFQLVAWRGVISVALQENPLFAASIRDNIAYSNPAASEEQILVAARRAGLEPYLRSLPDRLHTLLGEQGSKLSTGQAQRIGLARALLRDAQILLLDEPTASLDGATERQVLAGIREWIDEAPTRMVIVVTHRGTTAALADTVFRLDAGQIVASDSASLDITLAGESNA, encoded by the coding sequence ATGCCCGTCTCTGAAATCGCAGCACCGCCCGCGCAAGAACTCAGCTTTCCCCATCCGCACCACATCCGCTCCCGCGACATCTTCCGGCTCTACAGCAGGATCTGGCCGTTCGTGAAGCCGTACCGGCGGCATCTGATGTTCCTGATGTTCGCGATCCTCCCCCTCGCGCTGCCGGTTGGGGTTATCGCGGTCGCGATCGCGCGCATCCTGTTCGACGTGATCGGCAACGGTCATCCACTAACGCGCATCGAGGCATTCCTGATCCATGCGCCGCTCGATGCGAGCCGCCAGACGGTCCTGATGCATCTGGTGGTCACTGCCGCAATCGTCGGCGCGATTGTGCTGCCGATCGTTGCGCTCGGTTACGGATATGTCGTCTGGATCCTCCAGCAGGTCACGAACCTCTTTCGCGTCGATCTCTACGCGCGCTTGCAGGATCTCAGCCTGCGCTTTCACGGCGAGGAGAAGATCGGCGACGCGATGTTCCGGATGTTCCAGGACTCGGCCGTCTTCTCGCGGGTGATCGCGACGCTGGTTATGCGGCCGCTGCTGGGCGTTCCGTTTATCGTCGCCGATCTGATCTGGCTCGCGCTTTTGAATCGTCCGATGGCGATACTGCTCGCGTTGCTCATCCCCGCCGCCATCGCGCTGGCGGTTTATTACAGCGCGAGCCTCAGACGCGCTTTCGTGACGGAACGCGAAGGGATGGCGCACGCAATTACCCGCATCGAAGAAACACTCGCCTCGATCAAAACGGTCAAGAGTTTTGGCACCGAAGAAAACGAGGGCGCAATCTACGCACGCGACAACTGGGACGCGTTCATGGCGGCGCGGCGGGCGCGCATGATGTTCGTGCGGTACAAGGTCATAAACAACACGATGCTAGGCATCGCGCAGATCGCGGCCATCTGGTTGGGCGCACGGCAGGTTCTCCTTGGGGGCGCGTTCCTGAGCGCCGCGGCCTCGCTCGGGACCTTCCAGGGAACGCTCGTCATCCTTAAGCGTTCCACCAAGCGCACCGCCGACCTGGTGAACGACTGGGGAGCGTTGCAGGACACGACGATCGCGATGGCGCGCGTGCTCGAGTTCCTCGCCACGCAAGGCGATTCCGAGTTGAAGAGCGGCTCGGAATTGCCACCATCGAAGATCGACGCGCTGCGCTTCGAGCGCGCCAGCTTCAGCTACGACGGCGGAGAGCCGGTGCTGCGCGACGTGAGTCTCGAGGCGCGCGCCGGCAAAATCACGGCGGTCGCGGGCGAAAGCGGCTCGGGCAAGAGCACGATGCTCAACCTGATGCTGAGATTCTTCGATCCCGCATCTGGAAAAATCACCGCGAACGGAATCGACATACGCGATTTTCAACTGGTTGCGTGGCGCGGAGTTATTTCCGTCGCGCTGCAGGAGAACCCGCTGTTCGCCGCATCGATTCGCGACAATATTGCCTATAGCAATCCGGCTGCATCGGAAGAGCAGATCCTGGTTGCGGCGCGGCGCGCGGGCCTCGAGCCGTATCTTCGCTCGCTTCCGGACAGACTCCACACGCTGCTTGGTGAGCAGGGATCGAAGCTTTCGACCGGGCAGGCACAACGAATCGGATTGGCGCGCGCCCTGCTCCGCGACGCGCAGATACTTCTGCTTGACGAGCCGACGGCCTCGCTCGACGGTGCTACCGAGCGCCAGGTCCTCGCGGGAATCCGCGAATGGATCGATGAAGCGCCGACGCGGATGGTGATTGTGGTGACGCATCGCGGCACGACTGCCGCGCTCGCCGACACGGTCTTTCGCCTCGACGCGGGCCAAATCGTCGCGAGCGATTCTGCTTCGCTCGATATAACGCTGGCCGGAGAGAGCAATGCCTGA
- a CDS encoding ABC transporter ATP-binding protein, translating into MPDGEARPTRLYRDETAPLSAAEAWRVLKKSWPFIAEHRRLVTLKCSIIAFALVFYLLGPWPMKIIIDNVIDGHPLTGLPAAILLPIVGPGRWSLLTAVIVFLGFTLVLIGAAGEQPTGLDTEVGGGSLDQAGSTGNGANGGGSDWNGLFGYLETAITIDLTQRVNQSVRTAVYDRFLGAPLAVYNDQKIGDAVFRAMNDSQSINDLLYNGIVRPLLSLLTFVCTIVILWAQFRNEPLIPLIAALMLPTVAIGSGIFGRLFRNQNQRMRERGSDVMAAFEERLAHVQLIKAFGQEAREASNIDTASRRSYTETLKLIALIMACAFVLVPLVAMLAGVALYHLLLEVIYGRITLGDVLLLVTYGAMLIVPMGYIGVTWASLQSAVSGMRRVHSVLDSLGSDNSLSGNGAMRQSVTQIELKNVALGYNDEPILHEVSLLMRRGEMIAIAGPSGAGKTTIIYAIPRFIETLAGDIDFDGHSSRAFSTRELRRRVGFVFQQEALFSASIADNIRYGVPNASLDDVKAAARAAGAADFIEQMPQGYATMLGRRGARLSVGQKQRIAIARALLRKPAVLILDEPTAPLDSGSEHSLMATLRELARDRIVLIVAHRASAIAACDRVYFVDQGTIAASGTHAELLTKWPAYSRYLAGIQSEITSRTA; encoded by the coding sequence ATGCCTGACGGCGAAGCGCGGCCGACACGTCTTTATCGCGACGAAACAGCCCCGCTCAGTGCCGCCGAGGCATGGCGCGTTCTGAAAAAGAGCTGGCCCTTCATCGCCGAGCATCGCCGCCTCGTGACGCTCAAGTGCTCGATCATTGCCTTCGCGCTGGTCTTCTATCTGCTCGGACCGTGGCCGATGAAGATCATCATCGACAACGTGATCGACGGGCATCCGCTGACCGGCCTGCCCGCGGCGATCCTGTTGCCGATCGTAGGTCCGGGACGATGGTCCCTGCTTACGGCGGTCATCGTGTTCTTAGGCTTCACCCTCGTTTTGATTGGTGCAGCGGGCGAGCAGCCGACCGGCCTCGATACCGAAGTTGGCGGTGGCAGCCTCGACCAGGCGGGATCGACTGGCAACGGTGCGAACGGCGGCGGCAGCGATTGGAACGGCCTGTTCGGGTATCTCGAAACGGCGATAACGATCGATCTCACGCAGCGCGTCAACCAGTCTGTACGAACTGCGGTGTACGATCGCTTCCTCGGCGCTCCACTGGCTGTTTACAACGATCAGAAAATCGGCGACGCGGTATTTCGCGCGATGAACGACAGCCAGTCGATCAACGACCTGCTCTACAACGGCATCGTGCGGCCGCTGCTGTCGTTGTTAACCTTTGTCTGCACGATTGTGATTCTGTGGGCCCAGTTCCGCAACGAGCCACTGATCCCGCTGATTGCCGCGCTGATGCTGCCGACGGTCGCGATCGGCTCGGGAATCTTTGGCCGGCTCTTTCGCAATCAGAATCAGCGGATGCGCGAGCGCGGCAGCGACGTGATGGCGGCCTTCGAAGAGCGCCTCGCTCACGTTCAGTTGATCAAGGCTTTCGGCCAGGAAGCCCGCGAAGCTTCAAATATCGACACCGCCAGCCGGCGCTCCTACACGGAGACGCTCAAGCTTATCGCGCTCATCATGGCGTGCGCGTTCGTCCTGGTCCCACTCGTCGCGATGCTCGCGGGCGTTGCCTTGTATCACCTGCTGCTCGAAGTGATTTACGGCCGCATCACATTGGGAGACGTCCTGCTCCTCGTCACCTATGGCGCAATGCTGATCGTACCGATGGGCTACATCGGCGTTACCTGGGCGAGCCTGCAGAGCGCGGTTTCCGGGATGCGCCGCGTGCATAGCGTGCTGGACAGCCTCGGCAGCGACAATAGCCTCAGCGGCAACGGCGCGATGCGGCAGTCGGTGACACAAATCGAGTTGAAGAATGTCGCGCTCGGATACAATGACGAACCGATCTTGCACGAGGTATCGCTGTTGATGCGGCGCGGCGAAATGATCGCGATCGCGGGTCCAAGCGGCGCCGGCAAGACCACGATCATCTATGCGATTCCGCGCTTCATCGAAACGCTCGCCGGCGATATTGATTTCGACGGACATTCGTCGCGAGCATTTTCGACTCGCGAGCTTCGGCGCCGCGTCGGCTTCGTCTTCCAGCAGGAGGCGCTGTTTTCCGCATCAATTGCCGACAACATCCGCTACGGCGTCCCAAATGCCTCGCTCGATGACGTAAAGGCGGCGGCGCGGGCGGCGGGCGCCGCGGATTTCATCGAGCAAATGCCTCAAGGATATGCGACGATGCTCGGCCGTCGTGGCGCACGGCTGTCCGTGGGTCAGAAGCAGCGCATCGCGATCGCGCGGGCGCTGCTGCGCAAGCCCGCGGTTCTGATTCTCGACGAGCCTACCGCTCCGCTGGATTCGGGCAGCGAGCACTCGCTGATGGCGACGCTGCGCGAGCTTGCACGTGATCGCATCGTGCTGATTGTCGCGCATCGCGCCAGTGCCATTGCGGCCTGCGATCGGGTATATTTTGTCGACCAGGGAACGATTGCCGCATCAGGGACGCATGCCGAGCTGCTGACCAAGTGGCCAGCCTACTCCCGCTATCTCGCAGGAATTCAGTCTGAAATCACCAGCCGAACGGCATAA
- a CDS encoding circularly permuted type 2 ATP-grasp protein, whose translation MSTTVTEISKATPLWAAYRSRDGVFDEMLDISRRPGAGCTGIANALFSTPPDRLADLSVRAERMFRRMGVTFNVYGEEAGTERIFPFDPIPRVIDAETWREIEAGLIQRVKALNAFVGDVYGEGNILNDGIVPRELVLGCPQFRRAAVGIRPPHNNFVTVAGIDLVRGSDGRFYVLEDNARTPSGVSYVLENRLVMTRLMPDLIRASRVRSVERYPADLLESLKEIAPGEKSNPVVALLTPGPYNSAFFEHVFLSQQMGIELVEGQDLVCVDHKLYSKTVHGLKQIDVLYRRIDDDFLDPLVFRPDSLLGVPGLTSVLRAGNATVANGIGTGICDDKAIYAYTPAMIRYYFNEEPILPIVETFLLRNPDVCDTVLKNPERYVIKPTGASGGYGVVIGPKADERELEKVRQQIVKDPAAFIAQPVVQLSVHPTIIHGRGDASTRLGPRHIDFRPFILLGQKARVLPGGLTRVALREGSLIVNSSQGGGSKDTWVIEA comes from the coding sequence ATGAGTACCACTGTAACCGAAATCAGCAAAGCGACGCCTCTTTGGGCGGCTTATCGGTCGCGCGATGGCGTCTTCGATGAGATGCTCGACATCTCGCGGCGCCCTGGCGCGGGATGCACAGGGATCGCCAACGCCCTGTTCTCAACTCCGCCGGATCGCCTCGCCGACCTCAGCGTGCGCGCCGAGCGGATGTTCCGCCGCATGGGCGTGACCTTCAACGTCTATGGCGAGGAAGCCGGCACGGAGCGCATCTTCCCTTTCGATCCGATACCCCGCGTGATTGACGCTGAGACCTGGCGCGAAATCGAAGCCGGACTGATCCAGCGCGTGAAGGCGCTCAACGCCTTCGTCGGCGACGTCTATGGCGAGGGCAACATCCTCAACGACGGTATCGTGCCGCGCGAGTTGGTGCTCGGATGCCCGCAGTTCAGGCGCGCCGCCGTCGGCATCCGTCCTCCGCACAACAACTTCGTGACCGTCGCGGGAATCGACCTCGTGCGCGGCAGCGACGGCCGATTCTACGTGCTCGAGGACAACGCGCGCACGCCGTCGGGCGTGTCATACGTCCTCGAGAATCGCCTGGTGATGACGCGCCTGATGCCCGACCTGATTCGCGCTTCACGCGTGCGCAGCGTCGAGCGCTATCCCGCCGACTTGCTCGAGAGCCTCAAGGAAATCGCACCGGGCGAGAAATCGAATCCGGTCGTTGCGCTGCTCACTCCCGGACCGTACAACTCAGCCTTCTTCGAACACGTTTTCCTCTCGCAGCAGATGGGTATCGAGCTGGTCGAGGGCCAGGACCTCGTCTGCGTTGATCACAAACTCTACTCGAAGACGGTTCACGGCCTGAAGCAGATCGACGTGCTGTACCGCCGTATCGACGACGACTTCCTCGATCCGCTGGTGTTCCGCCCTGACTCGCTGCTCGGCGTGCCGGGCCTCACGTCGGTGCTGCGCGCGGGCAATGCGACGGTCGCCAACGGTATTGGCACCGGAATCTGCGACGACAAGGCGATTTATGCCTACACGCCGGCGATGATCCGCTACTATTTCAACGAAGAGCCGATCCTGCCGATCGTCGAGACCTTCCTGCTGCGCAACCCCGACGTGTGCGACACCGTGCTCAAGAATCCCGAGCGCTACGTGATAAAGCCGACTGGCGCTTCGGGCGGCTATGGCGTAGTGATCGGTCCCAAGGCCGACGAGCGCGAGCTGGAAAAGGTGCGTCAACAAATTGTCAAGGATCCGGCTGCGTTCATCGCGCAACCCGTGGTGCAGCTTTCGGTGCATCCGACGATCATCCACGGCCGCGGCGATGCCTCGACGCGGCTGGGCCCGCGGCATATCGACTTCCGCCCCTTCATCCTGCTGGGTCAGAAGGCGCGAGTATTGCCGGGCGGACTCACGCGCGTGGCGCTGCGCGAAGGTTCGTTGATCGTGAACTCGTCGCAGGGCGGAGGGAGCAAGGACACCTGGGTGATCGAAGCCTAG
- a CDS encoding alpha-E domain-containing protein gives MLRRIANHLFWLSRNLERAEWRARVVDVNYHLLIETPPRDAAPWDPVLAIFGERRNFEERYNSADEMSVLNFMTLDLENSNSIRNCINVARENARAIRHHISSELWLDINTLFLSAAEWKPEMFSSPGVFMFFADLKDCFYRIAGIMQNTIPRDLSYDFMWLGIMIERAEDVSRMLDVKYHFLLPRLEDVGGPIDLLQWAAVLRSASGLEAYRKLHGNNIRVDKIIDILLFDPTFPRSARYAIEEVASALDRIRRGSPREEGGTPALGELRRELLARPAKDVLEKGLHEFLLRIQDSCEEIYGQLFDQYLKTD, from the coding sequence GTGCTGCGGCGCATCGCGAATCATCTGTTCTGGCTCTCGCGCAATCTTGAGCGCGCAGAGTGGCGGGCCCGCGTGGTCGATGTCAACTATCACCTGCTGATCGAGACGCCGCCGCGCGACGCGGCGCCGTGGGACCCTGTGCTCGCGATCTTCGGCGAGCGCCGCAACTTCGAGGAGCGTTACAACAGCGCCGACGAGATGTCGGTGCTGAATTTCATGACGCTCGACCTCGAAAATTCCAACTCGATTCGGAACTGCATCAATGTGGCACGCGAGAACGCGCGCGCGATTCGCCATCATATCTCCTCGGAGCTCTGGCTCGACATCAACACGCTTTTCCTGAGCGCCGCGGAATGGAAGCCCGAGATGTTCAGCTCGCCGGGCGTGTTCATGTTCTTTGCCGATCTGAAGGACTGCTTCTACCGGATCGCGGGAATCATGCAGAACACGATTCCGCGCGACCTTTCCTACGATTTCATGTGGCTCGGGATCATGATCGAGCGCGCCGAGGATGTGTCGCGGATGCTCGACGTGAAATATCACTTCCTGCTGCCGCGGCTCGAGGACGTGGGCGGGCCCATCGATTTGCTGCAGTGGGCGGCGGTTCTGCGCAGCGCGTCGGGCCTGGAGGCTTATCGCAAGCTCCACGGCAACAATATTCGCGTCGACAAGATCATTGATATACTGCTATTCGATCCTACGTTCCCGCGTTCGGCGCGATATGCGATCGAGGAAGTTGCGAGCGCGCTTGATCGTATCAGGCGGGGCTCGCCGCGCGAGGAAGGCGGGACGCCGGCGTTGGGCGAGCTAAGGCGCGAGCTTTTAGCGCGCCCGGCCAAGGATGTTCTCGAAAAGGGCTTGCACGAGTTCCTGCTTCGGATCCAGGATTCGTGCGAGGAGATATACGGTCAGCTATTCGACCAGTACCTCAAGACCGACTAA
- a CDS encoding transglutaminase family protein — MLLRICHTTSFKYEKPAYQSQNELRMRPLDWRRQRCLEFELVIEPQGSVYEFTDYYGNHTHSISIYPPHETLTVSARSLVERDPEPTEETERLAFGEFLTHDAERVSREFDFLSPSHHVPHSQSLRKFFWMARPDPDEDVAEYTGRIVRFIRDQFAYEPGVTVVHSTADEILRVGGGVCQDFAHLTLGVLRLAGVPSRYVSGYLAPPPGSPGIEQLGAQASHAWVEAELPGLGWVGFDPTHGCRADERHIRVAVGRDYADVPPLRGVYRSQGATQIMSVDLTIEPVSSAQSQSQKQVQQQ; from the coding sequence ATGCTGCTCCGGATTTGCCACACCACCAGCTTCAAGTATGAGAAGCCGGCGTATCAATCGCAAAATGAACTGCGGATGCGCCCGCTCGACTGGCGGCGTCAGCGCTGCCTCGAGTTCGAGCTCGTGATCGAGCCGCAAGGGTCGGTCTACGAGTTCACCGACTACTACGGAAATCATACGCATTCGATTTCGATCTACCCGCCGCACGAAACGCTGACCGTCAGTGCACGCTCACTCGTGGAGCGCGATCCGGAGCCGACCGAAGAGACCGAGCGGCTCGCCTTCGGCGAGTTCCTCACGCATGACGCCGAGCGCGTGAGCCGCGAGTTCGATTTTCTGAGCCCCAGCCATCACGTGCCGCACAGTCAGTCGCTGCGCAAATTCTTCTGGATGGCGCGGCCCGATCCTGATGAAGACGTCGCCGAATACACCGGGCGTATCGTGCGATTCATCCGCGATCAGTTCGCGTACGAGCCGGGTGTGACAGTCGTTCATTCGACCGCGGATGAAATTCTGCGCGTGGGCGGTGGTGTGTGCCAGGACTTCGCGCATCTGACGCTCGGCGTGCTGCGCCTTGCGGGAGTGCCCTCGCGATATGTCTCGGGCTATCTCGCGCCGCCGCCGGGCTCTCCGGGAATCGAGCAACTCGGCGCGCAGGCCAGTCACGCATGGGTCGAAGCGGAACTGCCGGGCCTCGGATGGGTCGGATTCGATCCGACGCACGGATGCCGTGCCGATGAGCGTCACATCCGCGTCGCCGTCGGACGCGACTATGCCGACGTTCCTCCGCTGCGCGGCGTGTATCGCAGTCAGGGCGCGACCCAGATCATGTCGGTCGATCTGACGATCGAACCGGTGTCATCGGCGCAATCGCAATCGCAGAAGCAGGTTCAGCAGCAATAA